A genome region from Salvelinus alpinus chromosome 26, SLU_Salpinus.1, whole genome shotgun sequence includes the following:
- the LOC139554296 gene encoding guanine nucleotide-binding protein G(I)/G(S)/G(T) subunit beta-3-like, with translation MGEMDTLKKEADGLKTQIETARKAVNDTTMAAVASGVAAAPRIQLKNRKTLKGHLAKIYGLHWSADNRHMVSASQDGKLLIWDTYTGNKVYAVPLKSSWVMSCSMAPSGNLVASGGLDNMCTIVNIKAASPKTIRELDAHEGYLSHSRFLNDSEILTASGDTTCCLWDLETGKQKVVYKSHVGDCMCLAMSPDQNTFISGACDSSAKLWDIRDGGCKQTFIGHTSDINAIAFFPSGTAVITGSDDCTLKMYDLRADQEVNGYQDAALNAGVTSVSLSSSGRLVFAGYDNFNCNIWDSLKAEKVGVLSGHDNRVSCIGVPDDGLGICTGSWDSFLKIWN, from the exons ATGGGTGAAATGGACACGTTGAAAAAGGAGGCCGATGGCCTGAAGACCCAGATTGAA ACTGCCCGCAAGGCGGTCAATGACACCACCATGGCTGCTGTAGCATCTGGTGTGGCGGCTGCACCTCGTATCCAGCTGAAGAACAGAAAGACATTGAAgggccacttggccaaaatctaCGGCTTGCACTGGTCTGCTGATAACAG GCACATGGTCAGTGCCTCACAAGATGGCAAGCTTCTTATTTGGGACACCTACACTGGCAACAAG GTATATGCCGTCCCCCTCAAGTCTTCCTGGGTGATGAGTTGCTCCATGGCCCCTTCTGGCAATCTGGTGGCCAGCGGAGGTCTGGATAACATGTGCACCATCGTCAACATCAAGGCTGCCAGCCCAAAGACCATAAGGGAGCTGGACGCACATGAAG GCTACCTTTCCCATAGCCGCTTCCTGAACGACAGCGAGATACTCACTGCGTCCGGTGACACCACTTGTTGCCTGTGggatctggagactggcaagcAGAAGGTGGTCTACAAGAGCCACGTGGGTGACTGTATGTGCCTGGCCATGTCACCAGACCAGAACACTTTCATCTCAGGGGCCTGTGACTCCAGCGCCAAGCTGTGGGACATAAGAGATGGTGGCTGCAAGCAGACCTTCATCGGCCACACGAGTGACATTAACGCCATTGCG TTCTTCCCTAGTGGCACTGCAGTTATCACGGGATCCGATGACTGCACCCTCAAGATGTACGACCTCCGTGCCGACCAGGAGGTCAATGGCTACCAGGACGCTGCGTTGAATGCAGGCGTCACGTCAGTCTCCCTCTCCAGCTCTGGACGCCTCGTCTTCGCCGGCTACGACAACTTCAACTGCAACATCTGGGATTCCCTGAAGGCCGAGAAAGTCG gtgttcTATCTGGCCATGACAACAGAGTGAGCTGCATTGGGGTACCAGACGATGGCTTGGGTATCTGCACAGGATCCTGGGATAGCTTCCTGAAGATCTGGAACTGA